Proteins co-encoded in one Enterobacter sp. R4-368 genomic window:
- a CDS encoding YfhL family 4Fe-4S dicluster ferredoxin: protein MALLITKRCINCDMCEPECPNEAISMGDSIYEINSDRCTECVGHYETPTCQKVCPIPNTILKDPAHVETEEQLWDKFVLMHHADKI from the coding sequence ATGGCTTTACTCATTACAAAACGCTGCATCAATTGCGACATGTGCGAACCGGAATGTCCGAACGAAGCCATTTCGATGGGCGACAGCATTTATGAAATCAACAGCGATCGGTGTACCGAGTGCGTCGGCCATTACGAAACCCCGACTTGCCAGAAAGTGTGCCCGATACCCAATACCATCCTCAAAGATCCAGCGCATGTGGAAACTGAAGAACAGTTGTGGGACAAGTTTGTCCTGATGCACCACGCAGATAAGATTTAG
- the acpS gene encoding holo-ACP synthase, with protein sequence MAILGLGTDIVEIARIEAVVARSGDRLAKRVLSDNEWALYQAHQQPVRFLAKRFAVKEAAAKALGTGIRNGLAFNQFEVFNDALGKPSLRLWDEALRMAEQMGVRAMHVTLADERHYACATVIIES encoded by the coding sequence ATGGCGATTCTGGGATTAGGTACGGATATCGTCGAGATAGCCCGCATCGAAGCGGTGGTCGCCCGCAGTGGCGATCGCCTGGCTAAACGGGTGCTGAGCGACAACGAGTGGGCGCTGTATCAGGCGCATCAGCAGCCGGTGCGCTTCCTGGCGAAACGCTTTGCGGTCAAAGAAGCGGCGGCAAAAGCCTTAGGCACGGGGATCCGTAACGGGCTGGCGTTTAATCAGTTCGAAGTGTTTAACGATGCGCTGGGCAAACCGAGCCTGCGCCTTTGGGATGAAGCACTGCGGATGGCGGAGCAGATGGGCGTGCGCGCAATGCACGTGACGCTGGCGGATGAACGCCATTACGCCTGCGCGACGGTGATTATCGAGAGCTAA
- the pdxJ gene encoding pyridoxine 5'-phosphate synthase has translation MAELLLGVNIDHIATLRNARGTAYPDPVQAAFIAEQAGADGITVHLREDRRHITDRDVRILRQTLHTRMNLEMAVTEEMLAIACETKPHFCCLVPEKRQEVTTEGGLDVAGQREKMRDACQRLAQAGILVSLFIDADAEQIKAAAEVGAPYIEIHTGCYADAKSDADQAKELERIAKAATYAASLGLKVNAGHGLTYHNVKAIAALPEMHELNIGHAIIGRAVMSGLKEAVAEMKRLMLEARA, from the coding sequence ATGGCTGAATTACTGTTGGGCGTCAACATCGATCACATCGCCACACTGCGTAACGCGCGCGGGACGGCCTATCCGGACCCGGTACAGGCCGCTTTTATCGCCGAGCAAGCAGGCGCTGATGGCATCACGGTGCATTTGCGTGAAGATCGTCGTCATATTACTGACCGCGACGTGCGCATTCTGCGCCAGACTTTGCACACCCGAATGAATCTGGAAATGGCGGTGACCGAAGAAATGCTGGCGATTGCCTGTGAAACCAAACCGCATTTTTGCTGCCTGGTGCCGGAAAAACGCCAGGAAGTCACCACCGAAGGCGGGCTGGATGTGGCCGGGCAACGCGAGAAAATGCGCGACGCCTGCCAGCGACTGGCGCAGGCGGGCATCCTGGTGTCGTTGTTTATCGATGCTGATGCTGAGCAGATCAAAGCGGCGGCAGAGGTTGGCGCACCGTACATCGAAATTCACACTGGTTGCTACGCGGATGCTAAAAGCGATGCCGATCAGGCAAAAGAGCTCGAACGCATTGCTAAAGCGGCGACCTACGCAGCAAGCCTTGGCCTGAAAGTTAACGCCGGACACGGCCTGACCTATCACAACGTCAAAGCCATTGCCGCGCTGCCGGAAATGCATGAGCTGAACATCGGCCACGCCATTATTGGCCGCGCGGTGATGAGCGGCCTGAAAGAGGCGGTAGCAGAGATGAAACGGTTGATGCTGGAAGCGCGCGCGTAA
- the recO gene encoding DNA repair protein RecO → MEGWQRAFVLHSRPWSETSLMLDVFTEESGRVRLVAKGARSKRSNLKGALQPFTPLLVRFGGRGEVKTLRSAEAVSLALPLSGITLYSGLYVNELISRVLEHETRFSELFFDYLHCIQALAGVTSTPEPVLRRFELALLGHLGYGVDFLHCAGSGEPVDDVMTYRYREEKGFIASVVIDNSTFTGRHLRALAEREFPDADTLRAAKRFTRIALKPYLGGKPLKSRELFRQFVPKR, encoded by the coding sequence ATGGAAGGCTGGCAGCGCGCTTTTGTTCTGCATAGTCGCCCGTGGAGCGAAACCAGCCTGATGCTGGACGTCTTCACGGAAGAGTCTGGCCGCGTGCGCCTTGTCGCCAAAGGCGCACGTTCCAAACGTTCTAATCTGAAGGGCGCATTACAGCCTTTCACCCCTCTGCTGGTGCGCTTTGGCGGGCGTGGCGAAGTCAAAACGCTGCGCAGCGCGGAAGCGGTATCGCTGGCACTGCCGCTCAGCGGCATCACGCTCTACAGCGGTCTCTACGTTAACGAACTTATCTCCCGCGTGCTTGAACACGAGACGCGCTTTTCTGAACTGTTTTTTGATTACCTGCACTGTATCCAGGCCCTGGCAGGTGTCACCAGCACGCCGGAACCGGTGCTGCGCCGTTTTGAACTGGCGCTGCTCGGGCATCTGGGTTATGGCGTTGATTTTCTCCACTGCGCCGGCAGCGGCGAGCCGGTCGATGATGTAATGACTTATCGTTACCGGGAAGAAAAGGGCTTTATTGCCAGTGTCGTAATAGATAACAGCACCTTTACCGGGCGGCATTTACGCGCACTGGCGGAGAGGGAGTTCCCGGATGCCGATACACTCCGCGCCGCAAAGCGCTTTACCCGTATCGCGTTAAAGCCGTATCTTGGAGGCAAACCGCTGAAAAGCCGGGAGCTGTTCCGGCAGTTCGTGCCAAAAAGATAG
- the era gene encoding GTPase Era: MSEEKTYCGFIAIVGRPNVGKSTLLNNLLGQKISITSRKAQTTRHRIVGIHTEGAYQAIYVDTPGLHMEEKRAINRLMNKAASSSIGDVELVIFVVEGTRWTPDDEMVLNKLRDGKTPVILAVNKVDNVQEKADLLPHLQWLGSQMNFLDIVPLSAETGLNVDTIAGIVRKHLPEAVHHFPEDYVTDRSQRFMASEIIREKLMRFLGAELPYSVTVEIEQFVTNERGGYDINGLILVEREGQKKMVIGNKGAKIKTIGIEARKDMEEMFEAKVHLELWVKVKSGWADDERALRSLGYVDDL; the protein is encoded by the coding sequence ATGAGCGAAGAAAAAACCTATTGCGGATTTATTGCCATCGTCGGACGTCCCAACGTTGGCAAATCCACCTTGTTGAATAATCTGCTTGGGCAGAAGATTTCCATCACCTCTCGTAAGGCGCAGACCACGCGCCACCGCATCGTCGGTATCCATACTGAGGGCGCGTATCAGGCGATTTACGTCGATACCCCAGGCCTGCACATGGAAGAGAAACGTGCCATCAACCGTCTGATGAACAAAGCTGCCAGCAGCTCCATCGGTGACGTTGAACTGGTCATTTTCGTTGTGGAAGGCACCCGCTGGACGCCGGATGACGAAATGGTGCTGAACAAGCTGCGTGACGGCAAAACGCCGGTGATCCTCGCGGTCAACAAAGTGGACAACGTGCAGGAGAAAGCCGATCTGCTGCCGCACCTGCAGTGGCTGGGCAGCCAGATGAACTTCCTCGATATCGTGCCGCTGTCTGCCGAGACTGGTCTGAACGTTGATACCATCGCGGGCATCGTGCGCAAGCATCTGCCGGAAGCGGTGCATCACTTCCCGGAAGATTACGTGACCGACCGCTCACAGCGCTTTATGGCCTCGGAAATCATCCGCGAAAAACTGATGCGTTTCCTCGGTGCGGAACTGCCGTACTCGGTCACCGTGGAGATCGAACAGTTCGTGACCAACGAACGCGGTGGTTACGACATCAACGGGTTGATCCTTGTTGAGCGCGAAGGGCAGAAGAAGATGGTGATTGGCAACAAAGGTGCCAAAATCAAAACCATCGGTATTGAAGCCCGTAAAGATATGGAAGAGATGTTCGAAGCCAAAGTTCACCTGGAACTGTGGGTGAAAGTGAAATCCGGCTGGGCCGACGACGAACGCGCGTTGCGTAGTCTCGGTTACGTAGACGATCTCTAA
- the rnc gene encoding ribonuclease III: MNPIVINRLQRKLGYTFQHQDLLQQALTHRSASSKHNERLEFLGDSILSYVIANALYHRFPRVDEGDMSRMRATLVRGNTLAEIAREFELGECLRLGPGELKSGGFRRESILADTVEALIGGVFLDSDIQTVEQLILSWYQTRLDEISPGDKQKDPKTRLQEFLQGRHLPLPSYLVVQVRGEAHDQEFTIHCQVSGLSEPVVGTGSSRRKAEQAAAEQALKKLELE, from the coding sequence ATGAACCCCATCGTAATTAATCGGCTTCAACGGAAGCTGGGCTACACTTTTCAACATCAGGATCTGTTGCAGCAGGCATTAACCCACCGCAGCGCCAGTAGCAAACATAACGAGCGTCTCGAATTTCTCGGTGACTCTATTTTAAGTTATGTGATTGCTAACGCGCTCTATCATCGTTTCCCGCGTGTGGACGAAGGTGATATGAGCCGCATGCGCGCGACGCTGGTGCGTGGAAATACGCTGGCGGAGATTGCCCGCGAATTCGAACTGGGTGAATGTCTGCGCTTAGGGCCGGGCGAACTGAAAAGCGGCGGTTTTCGCCGTGAATCCATTCTGGCAGACACCGTTGAGGCGTTAATTGGCGGGGTGTTTCTTGATAGCGATATTCAGACCGTCGAACAATTAATTCTGAGCTGGTATCAAACGCGCCTTGATGAAATCAGTCCTGGTGATAAACAAAAAGATCCGAAAACGCGCCTGCAGGAGTTTCTGCAGGGTCGCCATCTGCCGCTGCCGTCTTATCTGGTGGTGCAGGTGCGCGGCGAAGCGCACGATCAGGAATTTACTATCCACTGCCAGGTCAGCGGCCTGAGTGAACCGGTGGTTGGCACAGGTTCCAGCCGTCGCAAGGCGGAGCAGGCTGCCGCCGAACAGGCGCTGAAAAAACTGGAGCTGGAATGA
- the lepB gene encoding signal peptidase I, which yields MANMFALILVIATLVTGFLWCLDKFIFAPKRRERQAAAQVATGDALDAKTLKKIGPKPGWLETGASVFPVLAIVLVVRSFIYEPFQIPSGSMMPTLLIGDFILVEKFAYGIKDPIYQKTLIETGHPKRGDIAVFKYPDDPRLDYIKRVVGVPGDKVTYDPVTKQVTVQPNCSSGQACGSALPITYSNVEESDFVQTFGRRSGGEASSGFFQLPKGQSLPDGVRLTERKETLGDVTHRILTVPIAQDQLGIYYRQQSQPLATWIVPPGHYFMMGDNRDNSADSRYWGFVPEANLVGRATAIWMSFEKQEGEWPTGVRLNRIGGIH from the coding sequence ATGGCGAACATGTTTGCCCTGATCCTGGTGATCGCGACACTGGTGACGGGTTTTTTATGGTGCCTGGATAAATTTATTTTTGCACCAAAACGCCGGGAACGTCAGGCCGCTGCGCAAGTTGCGACAGGCGATGCGCTTGATGCAAAAACGCTGAAGAAGATCGGTCCGAAGCCTGGCTGGCTGGAAACCGGTGCGTCCGTATTCCCGGTGCTGGCTATTGTGCTGGTGGTGCGTTCGTTTATTTACGAACCGTTCCAGATCCCATCTGGTTCAATGATGCCAACGCTGCTTATCGGTGATTTCATTCTGGTGGAGAAGTTTGCCTATGGAATTAAAGATCCGATCTACCAGAAAACGCTGATTGAAACCGGTCATCCGAAACGCGGTGACATTGCGGTATTTAAATACCCGGACGATCCGCGTCTGGATTACATCAAGCGTGTGGTTGGCGTACCGGGCGATAAAGTGACTTACGACCCGGTGACTAAACAAGTGACCGTGCAGCCGAACTGCAGCTCTGGTCAGGCTTGCGGTAGCGCTTTGCCTATCACTTACAGCAACGTTGAAGAGAGCGATTTTGTGCAGACCTTCGGACGTCGCTCCGGTGGTGAGGCAAGCAGCGGTTTCTTCCAGTTACCGAAAGGCCAGTCCCTGCCGGATGGCGTACGTTTAACCGAGCGTAAAGAGACGCTGGGGGATGTGACGCACCGCATTCTGACCGTGCCTATCGCGCAGGATCAACTGGGGATCTACTATCGTCAGCAGAGCCAGCCGCTGGCTACCTGGATTGTGCCGCCGGGCCATTACTTTATGATGGGCGACAACCGCGATAACAGCGCAGACAGCCGCTACTGGGGCTTTGTGCCGGAAGCGAACCTGGTTGGCCGTGCCACGGCAATCTGGATGAGTTTCGAAAAACAAGAAGGTGAATGGCCGACAGGCGTACGCCTGAATCGTATCGGCGGAATTCATTAA
- the lepA gene encoding translation elongation factor 4, translating into MKNIRNFSIIAHIDHGKSTLSDRIIQICGGLSDREMEAQVLDSMDLERERGITIKAQSVTLDYKANNGETYQLNFIDTPGHVDFSYEVSRSLAACEGALLVVDAGQGVEAQTLANCYTAIEMDLEVVPVLNKIDLPAADPERVAEEIEDIVGIDATDAVRCSAKTGVGVPDVLERLVRDIPPPEGDPEAPLQALIIDSWFDNYLGVVSLVRIKNGTMRKGDKIKVMSTGQVYNADRLGIFTPKQVDRTELKCGEVGWLVCAIKDILGAPVGDTLTSSRNPADKALPGFKKVKPQVYAGLFPVSSDDYENFRDALGKLSLNDASLFYEPESSTALGFGFRCGFLGLLHMEIIQERLEREYDLDLITTAPTVVYEVQTTNKEVVYVDSPSKLPPLNNIDELREPIAECHMLLPQEYLGNVITLCVEKRGVQTNMVYHGNQVALTYEIPMAEVVLDFFDRLKSTSRGYASLDYNFKRFQASNMVRVDVLINGERVDALALITHNDNAPYRGRELVEKMKELIPRQQFDIAIQAAIGNHIIARSTVKQLRKNVLAKCYGGDVSRKKKLLQKQKEGKKRMKQVGNVELPQEAFLAILHVGKDSK; encoded by the coding sequence ATGAAGAATATTCGTAACTTTTCGATCATCGCTCACATCGACCACGGTAAGTCGACGCTGTCTGACCGTATCATCCAGATTTGCGGTGGTCTTTCCGATCGCGAAATGGAAGCCCAGGTTCTTGATTCCATGGATCTTGAACGTGAGCGCGGCATTACCATTAAAGCGCAAAGTGTCACGCTGGATTACAAAGCCAACAATGGCGAAACCTACCAGCTGAACTTTATCGATACCCCCGGTCACGTTGACTTCTCCTACGAGGTTTCCCGTTCGCTCGCCGCCTGCGAAGGCGCCCTGCTGGTGGTGGATGCGGGCCAGGGCGTGGAAGCGCAGACGCTGGCAAACTGCTATACCGCCATCGAGATGGATCTGGAAGTCGTACCGGTACTGAATAAGATCGATCTGCCAGCTGCCGATCCTGAGCGTGTTGCAGAAGAAATTGAAGACATTGTTGGCATCGACGCCACCGATGCGGTGCGCTGCTCGGCGAAAACCGGCGTGGGCGTGCCCGATGTGCTGGAACGCCTGGTGCGTGACATTCCGCCGCCGGAAGGCGATCCGGAGGCGCCATTGCAGGCGCTGATCATCGACTCCTGGTTCGATAACTACCTTGGCGTGGTTTCTCTGGTGCGTATCAAAAATGGCACCATGCGCAAAGGCGACAAAATTAAGGTGATGAGTACCGGGCAGGTTTATAACGCCGACCGCCTGGGGATTTTCACGCCGAAACAGGTTGATCGCACCGAACTGAAGTGTGGCGAAGTAGGCTGGCTGGTTTGTGCGATTAAAGACATTCTCGGCGCGCCAGTGGGCGATACCCTGACTTCCTCCCGTAACCCGGCAGATAAAGCGCTGCCAGGCTTTAAGAAGGTCAAACCGCAGGTTTATGCCGGTCTGTTCCCGGTCAGCTCTGACGATTACGAAAACTTCCGCGATGCGCTCGGCAAACTGAGCCTCAACGACGCCTCGTTGTTCTATGAACCGGAAAGTTCCACCGCGCTGGGCTTTGGTTTCCGCTGCGGCTTCCTCGGTCTGCTGCATATGGAGATCATCCAGGAGCGTCTTGAGCGTGAATACGATCTGGATCTGATCACAACCGCACCGACCGTGGTCTACGAAGTGCAGACCACCAATAAAGAAGTGGTTTACGTCGATAGCCCGTCTAAGCTGCCGCCGCTGAACAACATTGACGAGCTGCGCGAGCCTATCGCCGAGTGTCACATGCTGCTGCCGCAGGAGTACCTTGGCAACGTTATCACGCTGTGCGTAGAGAAACGTGGTGTGCAGACCAACATGGTTTACCACGGCAACCAGGTTGCGCTGACTTACGAAATTCCGATGGCGGAAGTGGTGCTGGACTTCTTCGATCGTCTGAAGTCAACGTCGCGCGGTTATGCGTCACTCGATTACAACTTCAAGCGTTTCCAGGCCTCTAACATGGTGCGTGTGGACGTGCTGATCAACGGTGAGCGTGTGGATGCGCTGGCGCTGATCACCCATAACGATAACGCCCCGTACCGTGGCCGTGAGCTGGTCGAGAAAATGAAAGAACTGATCCCGCGTCAGCAGTTTGATATCGCGATTCAGGCGGCGATCGGTAACCACATTATTGCCCGTTCGACAGTCAAACAGCTGCGTAAAAACGTGCTGGCGAAATGCTACGGCGGTGACGTGAGCCGTAAGAAAAAGCTGCTGCAGAAACAGAAAGAAGGTAAGAAACGCATGAAGCAGGTCGGCAACGTCGAACTGCCGCAGGAAGCGTTCCTTGCCATTCTGCATGTGGGCAAAGATAGCAAATAA
- the rseC gene encoding SoxR-reducing system protein RseC — protein sequence MIKEWATVVSWQNGNALVECDVKASCSSCASRAGCGSRVLNKLGPQTTHTIAVPSAEPLVAGQKVELGIAESSLLGSAVLVYMSPLVGLFVMGAIFQALFGQDLAALCGAVLGGVGGFLLARGLSPKLATRSEWQPVILSVGLPPDLIRVDNASAERQP from the coding sequence ATGATAAAAGAGTGGGCGACCGTCGTTTCCTGGCAAAATGGTAACGCGCTGGTCGAATGTGATGTCAAAGCTTCCTGTAGCAGTTGCGCTTCGCGTGCCGGTTGCGGCAGCCGCGTGCTGAATAAACTCGGTCCGCAAACCACGCATACCATTGCCGTGCCCAGTGCCGAGCCGTTAGTTGCCGGGCAGAAAGTTGAATTAGGCATCGCCGAGAGCAGCCTGCTGGGCTCCGCGGTACTGGTCTATATGTCGCCGCTGGTAGGCTTGTTTGTCATGGGCGCCATTTTCCAGGCGCTCTTCGGCCAGGATCTCGCAGCGCTTTGCGGCGCAGTGCTTGGCGGCGTCGGCGGTTTTTTACTGGCCCGTGGTTTGTCGCCAAAGCTTGCCACGCGCAGCGAATGGCAGCCGGTTATTCTCAGCGTCGGCCTGCCTCCGGATCTTATCCGCGTCGACAACGCATCCGCTGAACGCCAGCCGTAA
- the rseB gene encoding sigma-E factor regulatory protein RseB, with translation MKQLWCAMSFVATGLFFSVNASADVSSGALLQQMNVASQSLNYELSFVSINKQGVESLRYRHVRLNDQPLAQLLQMDGPRREVVQRGNEISYFEPGLEPFTLNGNFIVDSLPSLVYTDFKRLSPYYDFISVGRTRIADRLCEVIRVVARDGTRYSYIVWMDEETRLPMRVDLLDRDGETLEQFRVIAVTVNGQVTNSMQTLAKASLPPLLSLPAGDNVVFNWEPAWLPQGFSEVSSSRRQLPTMDMPVESRLYSDGLFSFSVNVNRANQNSADQMLRTGRRTVSTTVRDNAEITVVGELPPQTAKRIADSLKFKAAQ, from the coding sequence ATGAAGCAACTTTGGTGTGCCATGTCTTTTGTGGCTACTGGCTTGTTCTTCTCTGTCAACGCCTCGGCTGATGTTTCGTCCGGGGCGTTGCTGCAGCAAATGAACGTGGCGAGCCAGTCGCTCAACTATGAACTCTCTTTTGTCAGCATCAATAAGCAGGGTGTTGAATCGTTACGCTACCGCCATGTGCGTCTTAACGATCAGCCGCTTGCACAGTTGTTGCAAATGGACGGCCCCCGCCGCGAAGTGGTACAGCGTGGCAATGAGATCAGCTACTTCGAACCGGGTCTTGAGCCTTTCACGCTCAACGGCAACTTCATCGTCGATTCACTGCCGTCGCTGGTTTATACCGACTTCAAACGTCTTTCTCCCTATTACGATTTCATCTCCGTGGGACGCACGCGCATTGCTGACCGGCTGTGCGAAGTGATCCGCGTTGTGGCGCGTGATGGCACCCGTTACAGCTATATTGTGTGGATGGATGAAGAAACCCGCCTGCCGATGCGCGTTGATTTGCTTGATCGTGATGGTGAAACCCTTGAACAGTTCCGCGTTATTGCTGTCACCGTCAACGGCCAGGTGACCAACAGCATGCAAACACTGGCGAAAGCCAGTTTGCCGCCGCTGCTTTCACTTCCGGCTGGCGATAACGTCGTGTTTAACTGGGAACCGGCCTGGTTGCCACAAGGGTTTAGCGAAGTCTCCAGCAGCCGTCGCCAACTGCCAACCATGGATATGCCCGTTGAATCCCGCCTCTATTCCGACGGCTTGTTCAGCTTCTCCGTTAACGTTAACCGTGCTAATCAGAACAGCGCCGATCAGATGCTGCGCACCGGTCGACGCACCGTGAGCACGACGGTTCGTGATAACGCTGAAATCACGGTTGTCGGTGAATTGCCGCCGCAAACCGCAAAACGTATTGCGGACAGTCTCAAATTTAAGGCCGCACAATGA
- the rseA gene encoding anti-sigma-E factor RseA, whose protein sequence is MQKEQLSALMDGETLDSELLVELSQDPEMQKTWESYHLIRDSIRGDTADLLHFDISARVMAAIENDAVQAPAPLIPEAQPAPHQWQKMPFWHKVRPWASQLTQMGVAACVSLAVIVGVQHYNGSAESTQQPEAPVFNTLPMMGKASPVSLGVPSDATANAGQQQQVQEQRRRINAMLQDYELQRRLHSEQLQFEQAQTQQAAVQVPGNQTLGTQSQ, encoded by the coding sequence ATGCAGAAAGAACAACTTTCCGCTTTAATGGATGGTGAAACGCTGGATAGTGAGCTGCTCGTTGAGTTGTCTCAGGATCCGGAAATGCAGAAAACCTGGGAGAGCTACCATCTCATCCGCGATTCCATACGTGGTGATACCGCCGATCTCCTCCATTTCGATATCTCAGCCCGAGTAATGGCCGCGATTGAGAATGACGCTGTTCAGGCGCCGGCGCCATTGATTCCTGAAGCTCAGCCCGCTCCTCACCAATGGCAGAAAATGCCGTTCTGGCACAAAGTTCGACCATGGGCCAGCCAGCTTACCCAGATGGGTGTTGCGGCATGCGTATCGCTTGCTGTAATTGTTGGCGTCCAGCACTATAATGGCTCGGCTGAATCAACCCAACAGCCCGAAGCGCCAGTGTTTAATACGCTGCCGATGATGGGCAAAGCCAGTCCGGTGAGTTTGGGTGTTCCGTCTGATGCGACGGCAAATGCCGGTCAGCAACAGCAGGTGCAGGAACAACGTCGTCGCATTAATGCGATGCTGCAGGATTATGAACTGCAACGCCGTCTGCACTCCGAACAGCTTCAGTTTGAGCAGGCGCAAACACAGCAAGCAGCTGTTCAGGTGCCAGGAAATCAAACTTTAGGAACGCAATCGCAGTAA
- the rpoE gene encoding RNA polymerase sigma factor RpoE, producing the protein MSEQLTDQVLVERVQKGDQKAFNLLVVRYQHKVASLVSRYVPSGDVPDVVQESFIKAYRALDSFRGDSAFYTWLYRIAVNTAKNYLVAQGRRPPSSDVDAIEAENFESGGALKEISNPENLMLSEELRQIVFRTIESLPEDLRMAITLRELDGLSYEEIAAIMDCPVGTVRSRIFRAREAIDNKVQPLIRR; encoded by the coding sequence ATGAGCGAGCAGTTAACGGATCAGGTCCTGGTCGAAAGGGTCCAGAAAGGAGATCAGAAAGCGTTTAACTTACTGGTGGTGCGCTACCAGCATAAAGTGGCGAGTCTGGTTTCCCGTTATGTCCCTTCGGGCGATGTGCCTGATGTCGTACAAGAGTCATTTATAAAAGCCTATCGCGCGCTTGATTCATTCAGGGGGGATAGCGCTTTTTATACCTGGCTGTACCGAATTGCGGTTAATACAGCGAAAAATTACCTGGTTGCCCAAGGGCGCAGGCCGCCATCCAGTGATGTGGACGCAATTGAAGCAGAAAACTTCGAAAGTGGCGGTGCACTGAAAGAAATTTCGAACCCTGAGAACTTAATGTTGTCAGAAGAACTGCGACAAATAGTTTTTCGTACCATTGAGTCACTCCCGGAAGATTTACGTATGGCAATTACGTTGCGGGAGCTGGATGGCCTGAGTTATGAAGAGATTGCGGCCATAATGGATTGTCCGGTAGGTACCGTTCGTTCGCGTATCTTCCGTGCGCGGGAAGCTATTGATAATAAAGTTCAACCGCTTATCAGGCGTTGA